In the Drosophila takahashii strain IR98-3 E-12201 chromosome 3R, DtakHiC1v2, whole genome shotgun sequence genome, one interval contains:
- the LOC108058619 gene encoding UDP-xylose and UDP-N-acetylglucosamine transporter: MNLSTRAVLAIGGVFLGCCSGVVFLELLVKLDPGAGNLITAAQFAFIALEGFIFTSRFGLAQRVISLTDYALLVAMFFLTSVCNNYVFEFNVPMTLHMIIRGGSLISNMCLGTLILKRSYRLSQYISVVMISVGIFICTYFSSPDLVGRKEENLDGSTDMFWWLVGVLLLVLALFVSSYMGVTQELLYRRHGKCAREALYYTHLLPLPAFLLMQDNIRTHWLLALAGESYHLPLLGVAVPLILVYLLGNVLAQHLCISSVYTLTTECSSLTVTLILTLRKFISLVFSIIYFRNPFTVHHWLGTVLVFVGTLMFADVIRVPKRTQAVKQE; the protein is encoded by the coding sequence ATGAATTTATCCACCCGCGCTGTTTTGGCCATTGGCGGCGTCTTTCTGGGCTGCTGCAGTGGCGTTGTCTTCCTGGAGCTCCTGGTTAAACTGGACCCCGGCGCTGGAAACCTGATAACAGCCGCCCAGTTTGCCTTTATTGCCCTGGAGGGCTTCATCTTCACCTCGAGGTTCGGATTGGCCCAGCGGGTGATCAGCCTGACGGACTATGCGCTCCTGGTGGCCATGTTCTTCCTGACCAGTGTGTGCAACAACTATGTGTTCGAGTTCAATGTGCCCATGACGCTCCACATGATCATCCGAGGCGGCTCCCTCATCTCGAACATGTGCCTGGGCACGTTGATCCTGAAGAGGAGCTACCGGCTGAGTCAGTACATATCGGTGGTGATGATCAGCGTGGGCATTTTCATTTGCACCTACTTTTCCAGTCCGGATTTGGTTGGTAGGAAGGAGGAGAATCTCGATGGAAGCACTGATATGTTCTGGTGGCTGGTGGGAGTGCTCCTCCTGGTGCTGGCTCTTTTTGTCTCCTCCTACATGGGCGTCACCCAGGAATTGCTGTATCGCCGTCATGGAAAGTGTGCGAGGGAAGCTCTGTACTACACGCACCTGTTGCCTCTGCCCGCCTTTCTGCTGATGCAGGATAACATCCGGACGCACTGGCTCCTGGCCCTCGCAGGGGAGTCCTACCACTTGCCCCTCCTGGGCGTGGCGGTGCCTTTAATCCTGGTTTACCTCTTAGGCAACGTGCTTGCCCAGCATCTGTGCATCAGCTCTGTTTACACCCTGACCACGGAGTGCAGCTCGCTGACGGTAACTCTGATCCTAACACTCCGCAAGTTCATTTCGCTGGTCTTTTCCATCATTTACTTCCGGAATCCCTTCACCGTGCACCACTGGCTGGGCACCGTGCTAGTCTTTGTAGGCACCCTAATGTTTGCTGATGTGATAAGAGTTCCCAAACGAACTCAGGCCGTGAAACAGGAATAG